The segment CCAGAGTAAAAGAAACATGAAAACAGaccaaacctggaccctggaggtgcaaggcaacagtgctaaacatTATGCCACTGTGCACTGTTTCGGACGGCATGTGGTGTAGTgagcatgcttggtgggtttcttcctggtttcctcccaaagtccaaagacagacAGGTTCCCAAAATTTGTGTGTGGCGCCTGAAATGCATTGGCatccatccaggatgtaccccaccttgtgccctaagtctcctgagatagagTCCAGGactcccgtgaccctgtataccaTGAGTGAGTGGATTGAACATTATGAcagtgtttccttctggctctcccttttagttgtGCTGTCATAATTAGTCATAAtcccggagtccctgcttgcactcgagactaaatatacattcaccttatacattatgtgactgtgactatACCCAACTGTTATATCTCTTCTTCTGCTCTCGCCTCTCCTTTtctccctccccctctctctctttccatctctcggtcaagctacacatgtcgttcctgagctggacccgtctgactcgtcctggtccctcgcttctggttggagatctcgtcataTGGAggcccgtgtgtctctttgggatgcgtctagCGTCTGGGGAtagtttcactctaccataaagacggttctggcaacgactgatgttgacagcttgttctctgaggacttgacttggctgcagttgctcgatagttcaggactaaaatttcctacaagtctacctgggccTCCAATTACTACCTGGACTcaatattaacatcaactgttatagctgaactgcctgccacttaacacacagtatgaatgcagatcaattcctgctttctgtttcacccaaatgaggatgggttccctgttgagtccggttcctctcaaggtttcttcctattaccatctcagggagtatttccttgccattgttgccttcggcttgctcaccagggacaaactgaccattctgattcatacacatttacatttcatataaactttaataattcttttgattgtgtaaagctgctttgcgacaatgacaactgttaaaagcgctatacaaatgaaatttaattaaaagtttagagcgtgatttttttaaatcttttgccCAAAatgtcattatatatatatatatatatatatatatatatatatatatagtaattatTAGTGTTAGTCTACATTAGTATTAGTATACAAACAAAAGTTTGCATTTTCCCCCAATTTAATACACATTTCTATTCCCATGATTAGAAAGAATCCCAGCACTTGGCACATGACGGTCTACCATCTGGACCATCATGGCCTGTGTTTTAGCAGCTGGATAAGTTGGATaagctagatttttttttcagcaaggTTTGCTAGCCGTCGTGTACAGAAGTGCTACGGCGCTGTACGGTTGTTCTACCacgaaagaagaaaaaaaaaaatccgataTGGAAAGATTAGCGTGTAGTATTTCCGCCGGTTCAGCTGAGATTTTTCCCCCCTGCTTGTTCTTTGAATCCGCCCATATTATTTGGGTGTCAGCCTTGTTCTGGTTGGAGGGAGGGGGGGACTGGTCATAGAGGTCCGATGCGTCACGTTTATCTGGGCCTTGTGGAGCCCCGCCGGCTGCGCGTCGTCCGAATgtgtttgttttgggttttttcgCAGGACCGGAACCTTTATTTTCCCGCTTCCCTCTCGCGCATTTTGGATCCAGCCGGAAAATAAATAAGGTATCGAATCGGCGcgcgaggagagagagagagagagagagaaaaaagccgCAGCTTACTCTAAGAACGACATGTTAGGACGGCGTGCCTGGTGTCGGTTTTCCCctagcagcagcagccgccgccGCGGTGTAGCCAGCCAGCCTACTGAAGTGCACAGAGCTAGGGATGGGTCTAAGCGCTATGCTGCTCGGATGCCATTGTGCTGAGAGATTTGTTTTTCCCTCCCGTTTATTTCACGCATTTCTAATTTcgttcctttttttgttgttgcatgcACTATTTATTGTTTGTTAGCCATGCCAGACGGTTAAAGCAAGGACATTAGCCAAGctggtgtataaaaaaaacgaGCTGCTTGCTCCTGGTGTCTAATGCTATCAGCAGCTAGCTAaagttgctaaaaaaaaaagaagaaggaagaaaaactaaaaGGCTTCTTTGCATGAAATGCAATTTGTTCGTCTTGTTTGCATTGTTGCTTTATTGCATTTCCTTTTATGTAGTAGCTAAGGATCTTGTGAACAcatttagggatttttttttccttccccccTCTAGCTGTTCTAGCAGGCTAGCTATACCAATCAGGGCAGCGTTTAACCCTGCATTTACATGAACTGAACAGTGTGCATTTGGTTTGTgatgtgcattttaaaaaaggacacAGTTTTGTTTATTGAACTCTTTATGCATTTCTATAAAGGCACTTAAATCCTAAAAAGCATCCTTGGAGAATTAAACTGATTTCAAGTAAgctgatgttgttgttttttttctcttgcaggTATGCTGCTTGGTAATTTCACATGTGGTGTTCATATAATGTGACAAGACTTTTCCTTGGAGTCATAGACAACCTGCCATAttggaaaattttaaataaccaAGGTCCTGTAACAGCTGAAGCCATACATGTACAGTGGAAGGATGACCGAGGCATGGCAGCAGCAGCATGCAGTGGCCCCTCCTCCTGTTGCACATCCTCTTCTCCAAGGGAGCGAAAACCCCCTCGGTAGTGCCGTGTATGGGATTGTCCTTCCGGCAGACCCCGCTTTACAGCAGTCGCAGCACGGTCAGCACAGCCAACAGCATCCGGTGCCTGCTCAACAGCCGTCCTTGCAAGTCGGGAGCGAGGGCGGGCACAAATGTGGAGCGTGCGGCCATGATATATCTCACCTGGCAAATCCACACGAGCACCAGTGCATGGTGAGCCAGGACCGCTCGTTTCAGTGCACCCAGTGCATGAAGATCTTTAGCCAGGCCACTGATTTGCTGGAGCATCAGTGTGTTCAGGTAGAGCAGAAACCGTTTGTCTGTGGTGTGTGCAAAATGGGATTCTCACTTCTTACGTCTTTGGCGCAACATCACAATGAGCATTCGAATGGCAACAACCCTATGAAGTGCTCTATCTGTGAGAAAACATACAGGCCAGATTCTGCCTCCTCAACCCCCCAGCAGCCATCTACAGGTGAAACCTCCAGCAGTGGAGCAGCAATGGGCTCTTCTTCATCCACTGCTTTTCAAAACTCCGACAGGCCCTACAAGTGTTCGGTGTGCTCGAAAGCTTTCCGACATCTATCTGAGCTCTCTCGGCATGAGAGAGTGCACACGGGCGAGAAACCTTACAAATGCAACACATGTGAAAAGAGCTTTAGCCAGGCGTCTCATCTGGCGCATCACCAGCGCACTCATAGTGCTGACCGCCCTTACAAATGCGCGGTCTGCGATAAGACCTTCAAGCATCGGCAGCACCTTGTGCGCCACATGTATGCCCACTCTGGCGAACACCTGTTCAAGTGTAACTTGTGTGAACTCCACTTCAAGGAATCGTCTGAGCTCCTGCACCACCAGTGCCAGCCCGCAGGGGAACGGCCGTTCCGTTGCACGACGTGTGGAAAGACCTTTAAACGGCCGTCTGACCTCCGGCAGCACGAGCGCACCCACTCCGAAGAAAGACCTTTCCAATGTGAAGAGtgccagatgagttttaagCAGCAGTACGCTCTTGTGCGACACCGCCGCACTCACAAAAACCCAGCAGAGCGTCCTTTCAAGTGCAACCAGTGCGACAAGGGCTTCCTGCAACCGTCCCATCTTCTCTACCACCAGCATGTCCACGGAATCGAGAACCTTTTCAAATGTGCTGCTTGCCAGAAGGGCTTCAGACAGTCTGGGGAGCTGCTCAGGCACAAATGTGGAGAATCCGCCTCAGGCTCCAATGCACCTGAGAAACCGTACAAATGTGATGTATGCGGCAAGGGTTATAAAAAGTCATCCACCCTTCAGCGACACCAGAACTCCCACTGCACAGAAAAACCGCTCAAATGCTCCTTGTGTGGTCGCCGCTTTCAATCGTCATCTGATTTTGTCCAGCATCACTGTGATCCTGCCCGTGAGAAACCAATGAAGTGCTCGGACTGCGAGAGGCGGTTTAAATATTCCTCGGAGCTCCAAAGACATCGCCGTGTCCATACAGGCGAAAAACCTT is part of the Clarias gariepinus isolate MV-2021 ecotype Netherlands chromosome 15, CGAR_prim_01v2, whole genome shotgun sequence genome and harbors:
- the LOC128543435 gene encoding zinc finger protein 319 — encoded protein: MYSGRMTEAWQQQHAVAPPPVAHPLLQGSENPLGSAVYGIVLPADPALQQSQHGQHSQQHPVPAQQPSLQVGSEGGHKCGACGHDISHLANPHEHQCMVSQDRSFQCTQCMKIFSQATDLLEHQCVQVEQKPFVCGVCKMGFSLLTSLAQHHNEHSNGNNPMKCSICEKTYRPDSASSTPQQPSTGETSSSGAAMGSSSSTAFQNSDRPYKCSVCSKAFRHLSELSRHERVHTGEKPYKCNTCEKSFSQASHLAHHQRTHSADRPYKCAVCDKTFKHRQHLVRHMYAHSGEHLFKCNLCELHFKESSELLHHQCQPAGERPFRCTTCGKTFKRPSDLRQHERTHSEERPFQCEECQMSFKQQYALVRHRRTHKNPAERPFKCNQCDKGFLQPSHLLYHQHVHGIENLFKCAACQKGFRQSGELLRHKCGESASGSNAPEKPYKCDVCGKGYKKSSTLQRHQNSHCTEKPLKCSLCGRRFQSSSDFVQHHCDPAREKPMKCSDCERRFKYSSELQRHRRVHTGEKPFKCPTCDKGFKQREHLAKHGIVHSREAQFKCVWCGECFGELGALQEHTVQHTAEGGGYPVAPCIQ